CTGCGGTCAAGCTGGACTTGCATGTCGATATGTATAAGGCGCAACGCCGCTTGCCCCGGATGATGGACGAGTTTGCCGAAATGAAAACCCGCCTTGCCGCGTTGGAAGCGCAGATCAAGGGCGACTAGCCCGCGCATTGCGTCACGTAATTGTCGCAAATCCCTTGTTCCGATTTGCGTCATAAGTGCTTACATCACCGGCAGGATTAACTCTGAAAGGGTCTTTAACATGACGATCAGGGACAAGGTCATCGCAATTATAGCCGAACAGGCGGTGCTTGAGCCGTCTGATGTGTCTGATGACAGCACGCTCGAAAGCCTTGGGATCGACAGCCTCGGCTTGGTTGAATCGATCTTTGCCATCGAAGAGGCGTTCGATGTGACAGTGCCGTTCAATGCCAATGAACCAGAGGCGAGCGATTTTGACATCTCCTCGGTGTCGAGCATCGTCAAGGGGATCGAGACGCTGATCGCCGAGCAGAAGGGCTGAGCCGATGGTACGCCGTGTCGTCATCACCGGGGCGGGTACGATCAACGCGCTTGGCCACAATGTGCCCGACACGCTTGAGGCCATGCGCGAAGGGCGCTGTGGGATCGGGCCGATTGATATTCCCGATGTCGAGCGGTTGAGCGTTCAGATCGGCGGACAGGTCAAAGGCTTTGAAACCGAAGGCCTGTTCAACCGCCAGCAAATGGCGCTTTATGATCGCTTCACGCAGTTCACGCTGGTCGCCGCGCGCGAGGCGATTGCGCAATCGGGCCTCGATTTCCACGGGCTTCTGGCGGCGAAATCCGGCGTGGTGCTGGGCAATTCCGGCGGCGGGATGACGACGCTGGATGAGAATTACCGCTCGGTCTATGAAGAGGGCAAGAACCGGGTGCACCCCTTTGTTGTGCCCAAGCTGATGAACAACGCCGCCGCCAGCCACGTCAGCATGGAGTTCAACCTCAAAGGCCCAAGCTTTACCGTTGCCTCGGCCTGTGCCAGCTCGAACCACGCGATGGCGCAGGCGTTCCAGATGGTCAAAAGCGGCATGGCCCCGGTGATGATCACCGGCGGCTCGGAATCGATGCTGTGCTTTGGCGGGGTCAAGGCGTGGGAAGGCTTGCGCGTTATGTCAAAAGACGCCTGCCGCCCGTTCAGCGCCAACCGCAACGGCATGGTGCAGGGCGAAGGCGCGGGGATTTTCGTGTTCGAGGATTACAAACACGCCAAGAAACGCGGCGCCGATATTCTGGCCGAGGTGGCGGGCTTTGCCATGTCATCGGATGCGGCGGATATTGTCATGCCCTCAAAACAGGGCGCATCCCGCGCGATCTCTGGGGCGTTGAAAAACGCCAAGATGAAGCGCGATGATATCTGCTATATCAACGCCCATGGGACCGGCACCGCCGCCAATGACAAGACCGAATGCGCCGCCGTGGCGGATGTGTTCGGGCCTCATGCTGACCACCTGATGATCTCGTCGACCAAGTCGATGCACGGCCATCTGATCGGCGGCACGGGGGCGGTAGAGTTGCTGGCTTGTATCATGGCGCTGCGTGACGGGGTGATCGCGCCGACCATTGGCTATCAGGAACCTGACCCGGAATGCGCGCTGGACGTGGTGCCCAATGTCGCGCGCGAGGCCAAGGTCGAGGCGGCGCTTTCCAACGCCTTTGCCTTTGGCGGGCTGAACGCGGTTCTGGCGCTCAGGAAGGTCTGAGGCGGGGCGCTTCAAACGGACAGGTCCGGCCCCCTGCGATGGGGGGACCGGACGCGCGTTTTCTCTCTTAGGCGGCTTTTGCCTGCGCGAGACGCTCGGAAAGCGCGCCCAGCAGTTTGCCCAGTTCGTCGCGCGCGGTCTCGTCGCTCAGCGCGCCCTGCTCGGCGTCAAACGCCTCGAAGAAATTCGGCACACTCAGCGCCCCCAGAACATCGGCGCCAAAGAAACCGGCAGAGGCCTTGGCCGCAGCGAGCACACTGCCTGCACCGCCCGGACCGGGCGAGGTGGCGAGATAGAGCGCCGGTTTGTTCTGGTAGACTTCCTTGCCCAGACGCGAGGCCCAGTCGAACAGGTTTTTATACGCGGCGGGGTAATGGCCGTTGTGTTCGGCGTAAGAGATCACCAGCGCATCGGCGGTGGCCAGACGGTCGCGGAAATCCTGTGCCAGCTGCGGCACACCATCGGCGGCCTCGCGGTCGGAGGAATAGAGCGGCATCTCGTAATCGTTGATATCAAGGATGTCGATTTCGGCGTCGGGGGCGAACTCGGCTTGGAAACGCTCGGCGGCGTGACGGGCCAGTTTGGCGTTGACCGAAGTGCTTGAATTGCTGGCGGCAAAGGCGATGAGTTTCATGGTGTCTTATCCTAGTTGCTGTGGTGCTGTGTCGGAAAACAGCGCGGAACGTGTGTCTATCCCCCGTCATATGGGGGGTGCGCCGTCGTAGAAAAGACCCCAAAACCCAGCATGCCCTGTGCAATTTTGCACATTTGGCATTGCAGGCAGAAAACACCGCCCCGAAAGAGGCGAGAGCCAAAAGAAAAGACCGCCCCGGATGGAGCGGTCTTGATCTTTTTCACAGGCCCGAACAGGCGTTTATCAGTTCTTGATCACGCTTGTGGCGTTATAACCCGCGGTGAAGCCTTTGAGCGACATCTTGAGCTGAACCTTTTGGTCCGGTGCCGGGGCGGGAACCAAAGTTACCGTCGCAGCCGCGCCTTTTTTGAAGCCGGCGATGTCCTGTGCGGTAAAGCCGATACGGGCATAGCAGCCCACGGGCGAGCAGAACGAGAACGGGTAACGCTTGCCCTTGCCACCATCAATCGCAACGGTCAGCTGTGCGGTGAGCAGGGTTTCAAGCGGCACAGTGACCGTTGCACCGGCGACGGCCTGACCACCCGAAGGCAGGCGGAAAATTGCGACTTCGGCCACATCGGTGCCCTGTTCGTCTTTCAACAGTTGATAAAGCTGGCAAGGCTCATCGCCTTCTTCAACCGGGAAGCATTGCAGCTTCCAGTCGCCGTGCTCTTCCTTGACATAAGGCTGTGCAATTTTCGGGCCTTCGGTGGTCCCGAGGTTCAGATCCGAGCCGGGGGCCGGTTCTTTTTTGTCGCCTGCTCCAGCAGCGGCAGCGCCACCTTCGGCTGGCTTGGGTGTGGTGTCCTGAGCGATGGCAGTTTGCGACAAAGCAAGCAGCGCGATCACTGGCAAAGTGGTAAGAAGTCTGGGCATAAGCTGTTCCCGTCCTTGAAATATTGAAAGCTCTCGGGCGGATTTAGCACGGGTTGTTGGGCATGTCAGCGCAAAACCGTGAGAAACCTGACCAGATAGAGCGGATTTTTGCTGGCACAGGGGCTGGCGGGTGAGGCCGGGAGCAGACAAAGAAAAAGAGACCCGAAGGTCTCTTTTCCCTGTTTATAGCTCCCCGTCGGACTGGCCGACTTATTCATTGATTGAACGCTATGATTTTTGAACTGATGCGTCAACACGGTAATTTGAACAATCTGTTCGCGCAAACATTCGCGTTCGCCACGCCGGTTCTGCCGCTTGCACGCAATTGGGCCGAATTGAACGGGACAGGCGGGGCGCGCATAAAGGCAAGCAGAGAGCCAATCAAACCGACCAGAAAAAAGCGCCGCGCCCGAAGGCGCGGCCAGTCTGACAGGGAGGAAGTGACCCGTATCGCCAAGAGGACACGAGGCGCCGGGTCAAGAATAAGACTGGCAGTAATAGGTTAAGGATGTATTTTCATCGCAAGGAATAATGCAAATCAGGAGGCAACCCTTTGGAAGATGCGGTTTTTATCGGTGGCGGCGGGCAGGATTACGGCACCAAACAGGGGCTGAGCCTGAAATATGCCAACCGCCACGGGCTTGTGGCCGGGGCAACGGGCACGGGCAAGACCGTCACGCTGCAAATTCTGGCCGAGGGGTTTTCCGCCGCCGGGGTGCCGGTGTTCCTCTCGGATGTGAAGGGCGACCTTTCGGGGCTGTGCAAACCCGGCTCGGAGAGCTTCAAGCTGCACGAGGCATTCAGCAGCCGCGCCGAAAAGATCGGGTTTGACGACTATAGTTATACCGGGTTTCCGGTCACCTTCTGGGATCTGCTGGGAGAGCAGGGCCACCCGGTGCGCACCACAGTGGCCGAGATGGGACCGCTCCTTTTGAGCCGCTTGATGGAGCTGTCCGAGGCGCAGGAGGGGATTTTGAACATCGCCTTCCGCCTGTCGGATGAAGAAGGCCTGCCGCTGCTTGATCTCAAGGATTTGCAGGCGTTGCTTGTCTGGGTCGGGGAAAACCGGGCCGAGCTGTCTCTGCGGTATGGCAATGTGTCGGTGCAATCCATCGGCGCTATTCAACGCCGCTTGCTGGTGTTGGAAAATCAGGGCGGTGCCAAGCTGTTCGGGGAACCGGCGCTCGACCTCAAGGACATCATGATGACCGATGCAGAGGGGCGCGGGCGCATCAATATTCTGGCAGCGGACAAGCTGATGGGCAGCCCACGGCTTTATGCGACCTTCCTGCTGTGGCTGTTGTCCGAATTGTTCGAGGAACTGCCCGAGGTGGGTGACCCCGACAAACCCAAGCTGGTGTTTTTCTTTGACGAGGCACATTTGCTGTTTGACGACGCGCCCAAGCCGCTTGTCGACAAGGTGGAGCAGGTGGCGCGCCTGATCCGCTCCAAGGGGGTTGGCGTCTATTTCATCACCCAGAACCCTGCGGATGTCCCCGAAGACATTCTGGGCCAGCTTGGCAACCGGGTTCAACACGCGCTGCGTGCCTTCACGGCGCGGGATCGCAAAGAATTACGCCTCGCCGCTG
This genomic window from Rhodobacteraceae bacterium D3-12 contains:
- a CDS encoding phosphopantetheine-binding protein translates to MTIRDKVIAIIAEQAVLEPSDVSDDSTLESLGIDSLGLVESIFAIEEAFDVTVPFNANEPEASDFDISSVSSIVKGIETLIAEQKG
- a CDS encoding NAD(P)H-dependent oxidoreductase, translating into MKLIAFAASNSSTSVNAKLARHAAERFQAEFAPDAEIDILDINDYEMPLYSSDREAADGVPQLAQDFRDRLATADALVISYAEHNGHYPAAYKNLFDWASRLGKEVYQNKPALYLATSPGPGGAGSVLAAAKASAGFFGADVLGALSVPNFFEAFDAEQGALSDETARDELGKLLGALSERLAQAKAA
- a CDS encoding invasion associated locus B family protein is translated as MPRLLTTLPVIALLALSQTAIAQDTTPKPAEGGAAAAGAGDKKEPAPGSDLNLGTTEGPKIAQPYVKEEHGDWKLQCFPVEEGDEPCQLYQLLKDEQGTDVAEVAIFRLPSGGQAVAGATVTVPLETLLTAQLTVAIDGGKGKRYPFSFCSPVGCYARIGFTAQDIAGFKKGAAATVTLVPAPAPDQKVQLKMSLKGFTAGYNATSVIKN
- a CDS encoding DUF853 domain-containing protein — protein: MEDAVFIGGGGQDYGTKQGLSLKYANRHGLVAGATGTGKTVTLQILAEGFSAAGVPVFLSDVKGDLSGLCKPGSESFKLHEAFSSRAEKIGFDDYSYTGFPVTFWDLLGEQGHPVRTTVAEMGPLLLSRLMELSEAQEGILNIAFRLSDEEGLPLLDLKDLQALLVWVGENRAELSLRYGNVSVQSIGAIQRRLLVLENQGGAKLFGEPALDLKDIMMTDAEGRGRINILAADKLMGSPRLYATFLLWLLSELFEELPEVGDPDKPKLVFFFDEAHLLFDDAPKPLVDKVEQVARLIRSKGVGVYFITQNPADVPEDILGQLGNRVQHALRAFTARDRKELRLAAETYRENPAFDIEEAIREVGVGEAVTSMLEKKGVPGVAERTLIRPPSSQLGPIEPGERAAMINASPIAGKYEELLDRKSAYEILAKRAADAAKAAEQAEAKEEEMEMAEREYNAGRRYSGSRVGRSTSKSKTTRRARKDESFGEALTRNVMKELTGTTGRRIVRGLFGGLFKGR
- a CDS encoding beta-ketoacyl-[acyl-carrier-protein] synthase family protein, with the translated sequence MVRRVVITGAGTINALGHNVPDTLEAMREGRCGIGPIDIPDVERLSVQIGGQVKGFETEGLFNRQQMALYDRFTQFTLVAAREAIAQSGLDFHGLLAAKSGVVLGNSGGGMTTLDENYRSVYEEGKNRVHPFVVPKLMNNAAASHVSMEFNLKGPSFTVASACASSNHAMAQAFQMVKSGMAPVMITGGSESMLCFGGVKAWEGLRVMSKDACRPFSANRNGMVQGEGAGIFVFEDYKHAKKRGADILAEVAGFAMSSDAADIVMPSKQGASRAISGALKNAKMKRDDICYINAHGTGTAANDKTECAAVADVFGPHADHLMISSTKSMHGHLIGGTGAVELLACIMALRDGVIAPTIGYQEPDPECALDVVPNVAREAKVEAALSNAFAFGGLNAVLALRKV